One segment of Pseudodesulfovibrio sp. 5S69 DNA contains the following:
- a CDS encoding PEGA domain-containing protein, whose protein sequence is MARSIAVLACLTGLLLIGACGVPKQNIPVSTDPLGAAVYADGEKACASTPCSVSLDRKSDHLLTIVKDGYEQEEVVLRRRFQPDKAIRDGVISGMILGGGPEGVASRTAKEVDEQERSGEAYVLEPSIVTIKLTPKGSGI, encoded by the coding sequence ATGGCCCGTTCCATCGCCGTCCTCGCCTGCCTCACCGGCCTGCTGCTGATCGGCGCCTGCGGCGTGCCCAAGCAGAATATCCCGGTGTCCACCGATCCGCTGGGCGCGGCCGTGTACGCGGACGGCGAGAAGGCCTGCGCGTCCACGCCCTGCTCGGTCAGCCTGGACCGCAAGTCCGACCACCTGCTGACCATCGTCAAGGACGGCTACGAGCAGGAGGAGGTCGTGCTGCGCCGCCGGTTCCAGCCCGACAAGGCCATCCGCGACGGGGTCATCTCCGGGATGATCCTGGGCGGCGGTCCGGAGGGCGTGGCCTCGCGGACGGCCAAGGAGGTGGACGAGCAGGAGCGCAGCGGCGAGGCCTACGTGCTCGAACCGTCCATCGTGACCATCAAACTGACGCCCAAGGGCTCGGGAATCTGA
- the argB gene encoding acetylglutamate kinase codes for MKRYQLQAKSIIETLPFITEFYGKTIVIKYGGNAMIDEDLKHAFALNILLLKYIGINPVVVHGGGPQIGKMLKALNIESHFREGYRVTDQATMDVVEMVLVGKVNKEIVNLINLHGGQAVGLSGKDGRLITAEPKELAVEKKDAPPEIIDLGKVGEVTSVNTKLIHSLLNDGFIPVIAPVGVDEAGATYNINADSVAGAVATALGAKRLYLLTDVPGLLDAEGELITSLTAKEAFEAIRSGVVTGGMIPKITCCLEAVAGVEKSAIIDGRVENCILLELFTKSGVGTEIIY; via the coding sequence ATGAAGCGGTACCAGCTTCAGGCCAAATCCATCATCGAGACCCTGCCGTTCATCACCGAATTCTACGGCAAGACCATCGTCATCAAGTACGGCGGCAACGCCATGATAGACGAGGACCTGAAGCACGCCTTCGCCCTGAACATCCTCCTGCTCAAGTACATAGGCATCAACCCGGTGGTCGTGCACGGCGGCGGCCCGCAGATCGGCAAGATGCTGAAAGCGCTGAATATCGAGTCCCATTTCCGCGAGGGGTACCGGGTCACGGACCAGGCCACCATGGACGTGGTCGAGATGGTCCTGGTCGGCAAGGTCAACAAGGAGATCGTCAACCTGATCAACCTGCACGGCGGCCAGGCCGTGGGGTTGTCCGGCAAGGACGGGCGGCTGATCACCGCCGAACCCAAGGAGCTGGCCGTCGAGAAGAAGGACGCCCCGCCCGAGATCATCGACCTGGGCAAAGTGGGCGAGGTCACCTCGGTCAACACCAAGCTCATCCACTCGCTGCTGAACGACGGGTTCATCCCGGTCATCGCGCCCGTGGGCGTGGACGAGGCGGGCGCGACCTACAACATCAACGCCGACTCCGTGGCCGGGGCCGTGGCCACCGCGCTCGGGGCCAAGCGGCTGTACCTCTTGACCGACGTGCCCGGCCTGCTCGACGCCGAGGGCGAGTTGATAACCTCCCTGACCGCCAAGGAGGCTTTCGAGGCCATCCGCTCGGGCGTGGTCACCGGCGGCATGATCCCGAAGATCACCTGCTGCCTGGAGGCCGTGGCCGGAGTGGAGAAATCGGCCATCATCGACGGCCGGGTCGAGAACTGCATCCTCCTCGAACTGTTCACCAAATCCGGTGTCGGCACCGAGATCATCTACTAG
- a CDS encoding ArsR/SmtB family transcription factor, with protein MEIIKYCKALSDETRARLVNVLLEYELNVGEIVQVMEMGQSRISRHLKILSESGLVGVRREGLWAFYRASDDGPGRAFLNGVRELMSGEPELKRDRNRAEKVILERTVATRQFFDDIAPEWDRMTAEVLGDLDLGREIQARLPECDCAADIGCGTGDMLEILARSSRSVIGVDNSPKMLELAEERFSGDGHMSLRIGEMTHLPLRDWEADCTVMSLVLHHLAMPLDAIREAGRVLKIGGRLIIAEFDQHENELMRSEYGDRRLGIPRESMCLWLEEARFDIRSVTEFTVNMGLVVVLYEAEKR; from the coding sequence ATGGAAATAATCAAATATTGCAAAGCGTTGTCAGATGAAACTCGGGCGCGTCTGGTCAATGTCCTGCTGGAATACGAGCTCAACGTGGGTGAAATCGTCCAGGTCATGGAGATGGGGCAGTCGCGGATTTCGCGACACCTCAAGATTTTGTCCGAGTCCGGGCTGGTGGGCGTACGCCGGGAGGGGCTGTGGGCCTTTTACCGGGCCAGCGACGACGGGCCCGGCCGGGCGTTCCTGAACGGCGTGCGCGAGCTCATGTCCGGCGAGCCCGAGCTCAAGCGGGACCGCAACCGGGCCGAGAAGGTCATTCTGGAGCGCACGGTGGCCACCCGCCAGTTCTTCGACGACATCGCACCCGAATGGGATCGCATGACCGCCGAGGTTCTGGGCGACCTGGACCTGGGCCGCGAGATCCAGGCGAGGCTGCCCGAGTGCGACTGCGCCGCGGACATCGGCTGCGGCACGGGCGACATGCTCGAGATCCTGGCCCGTTCGTCGCGGTCGGTCATCGGCGTGGACAACTCGCCCAAGATGCTGGAACTGGCCGAGGAACGGTTCTCCGGCGACGGGCACATGAGCCTGCGCATCGGCGAGATGACCCACCTGCCCCTGCGCGACTGGGAGGCGGACTGCACGGTCATGTCCCTGGTCCTGCACCACCTGGCCATGCCGCTGGACGCCATCCGCGAGGCGGGGCGCGTGCTCAAGATCGGCGGACGGCTGATCATCGCCGAGTTCGACCAGCACGAGAACGAGCTCATGCGTTCGGAGTACGGCGACCGCCGCCTCGGCATCCCCCGCGAGAGCATGTGCCTCTGGCTGGAGGAGGCCCGCTTCGATATCCGGTCGGTTACGGAATTTACGGTCAACATGGGCCTCGTGGTGGTCCTTTACGAGGCCGAAAAACGATAA
- a CDS encoding discoidin domain-containing protein, whose amino-acid sequence MVNTRWYEILPLMLAVLLWTGPAWALNVNVRVSSFKVDLAFEYAPGNLMDGDPSTAWAGGSISSGEGQWMEFSFDMPVRITGLGIYNGHQGEGQFEKFRRIRSGRVVYPDGSEFPFWLRDEKGEQVIKCPGKPAKSLRIVVDSVFPEGVPLARMKLAVSEVKLYLTLMSAPQDGDAGKDAADGQFVPQVPPADTINPVPEEIKALLRDFYVRQASLDDDFYLLFAPHVRDRFDFQFEVFKEVQRQRGTFKLFRSAKVDPSGLGFELVYMDKDVAEVRVFGSYRVQVGKLDKSLEDDSVFVLMKGREGWKILELDGQEEDF is encoded by the coding sequence ATGGTGAACACCCGCTGGTACGAAATCCTGCCGCTTATGCTGGCTGTCCTTCTGTGGACCGGCCCGGCGTGGGCCCTGAACGTGAACGTCCGGGTGTCCAGCTTCAAGGTGGACCTGGCCTTCGAATATGCGCCGGGGAACCTGATGGACGGGGACCCGTCCACGGCCTGGGCCGGGGGGAGCATTTCCTCGGGCGAGGGGCAGTGGATGGAGTTTTCCTTCGATATGCCGGTGCGGATCACGGGCCTGGGCATCTACAACGGGCACCAGGGCGAAGGACAGTTCGAGAAGTTCCGGCGCATCCGGTCGGGCCGGGTGGTCTATCCCGACGGTTCGGAGTTTCCCTTCTGGCTGCGCGACGAGAAGGGCGAGCAGGTCATCAAGTGCCCCGGCAAGCCTGCCAAGTCGCTGCGCATCGTGGTCGATTCGGTGTTCCCCGAGGGCGTGCCCCTGGCGCGGATGAAGCTGGCCGTGTCCGAGGTCAAGCTGTACCTGACGCTGATGTCCGCACCGCAAGACGGGGACGCCGGCAAGGACGCGGCGGACGGGCAGTTCGTGCCGCAGGTGCCGCCCGCGGATACGATCAACCCCGTGCCCGAGGAGATCAAGGCGCTGCTCCGGGACTTCTACGTCAGGCAGGCCTCCCTGGACGACGACTTCTATCTGCTGTTCGCGCCCCACGTGCGCGACCGGTTCGACTTCCAGTTCGAGGTCTTCAAGGAGGTTCAGCGCCAGCGCGGGACCTTCAAGCTGTTTCGTTCGGCCAAGGTGGACCCGTCCGGGCTCGGTTTCGAGCTGGTCTACATGGACAAGGACGTGGCCGAGGTCCGTGTGTTCGGGAGCTACCGCGTGCAGGTGGGCAAGCTGGACAAAAGCCTGGAGGACGATTCGGTTTTCGTGCTCATGAAGGGGCGCGAAGGCTGGAAGATCCTCGAACTCGACGGACAGGAAGAAGATTTCTAA
- a CDS encoding putative sulfate/molybdate transporter, with protein sequence MRLSFNRMEWAGSMGDLGTLLPLAFGMIMINGLSATGLFLTVGLMYLLAGFYYRVPIAVQPMKVISAYAIGLALSPQMITASGILLAVILLFLGTTGLVDRVARLVPKAVIRGVQLSTGILLLSKGVFLIVGKNPLQLMDGVPEPFLLVQSLGPVSMSIVSGVLFGLIALLLLRSNRFPAGLVVVAAGAVFGTLFGAWRELTEIQIGLHLPEILPFGIPTLPDFSFALLALVAPQIPMTMGNAVIASRDLSFEYFGNESRRVTDRALCVSMGLANVFAALVGGMPVCHGAGGLAAHYAFGARTAGSNVIIGVLFVALAVLLGSQAINILHLLPMGVLGMLLFFAGAQLALTIQDIQTRSGLFVMMVMLGITMASNLAWAFGVGICMNWIIVRGRISI encoded by the coding sequence ATGCGACTGAGCTTCAACAGGATGGAATGGGCCGGCTCCATGGGCGACCTGGGGACCCTGCTGCCGCTGGCCTTCGGCATGATCATGATCAACGGGCTGTCCGCCACCGGGCTGTTCCTGACCGTGGGACTCATGTACCTCCTGGCCGGGTTTTACTACCGGGTGCCCATCGCGGTACAGCCCATGAAGGTCATCTCGGCCTACGCCATCGGCCTGGCCCTGTCGCCGCAGATGATCACCGCCTCGGGCATCCTCCTGGCCGTAATCCTCCTGTTTCTCGGGACCACCGGCCTGGTGGACCGGGTGGCGCGCCTGGTGCCCAAGGCGGTCATCCGGGGCGTGCAGCTGTCCACCGGTATCCTGCTTCTGTCCAAGGGCGTCTTCCTCATCGTGGGCAAGAACCCGCTCCAGCTCATGGACGGGGTTCCGGAGCCGTTCCTGCTGGTCCAGTCCTTGGGGCCGGTGTCCATGTCCATCGTCTCCGGCGTGCTCTTCGGGCTCATCGCCCTGCTGCTGTTGCGCAGCAACCGCTTCCCGGCCGGATTGGTCGTGGTCGCGGCCGGGGCGGTCTTCGGCACCCTGTTCGGGGCCTGGCGCGAACTCACCGAGATCCAGATCGGCCTGCATCTGCCCGAGATCCTGCCCTTCGGCATCCCGACCTTGCCGGACTTCAGCTTCGCCCTGCTCGCCCTGGTGGCGCCGCAGATTCCCATGACCATGGGCAACGCGGTCATCGCCAGCCGGGACCTGAGCTTCGAATACTTCGGCAACGAGAGCCGCCGGGTCACGGACCGCGCCCTGTGCGTCTCCATGGGGTTGGCCAACGTCTTCGCGGCCCTGGTGGGCGGCATGCCGGTCTGTCACGGCGCGGGCGGCCTGGCCGCGCACTACGCCTTCGGGGCGCGCACGGCGGGCTCCAACGTGATCATCGGTGTGCTCTTCGTGGCCCTGGCCGTGCTCCTGGGCTCCCAGGCCATCAACATCCTGCACCTGCTGCCCATGGGTGTGCTCGGCATGCTCCTCTTCTTTGCCGGGGCCCAACTGGCCCTGACCATCCAGGACATCCAGACCCGCTCCGGTCTGTTCGTCATGATGGTCATGCTCGGCATCACCATGGCTTCCAACCTGGCCTGGGCCTTCGGCGTGGGCATCTGCATGAACTGGATCATCGTCCGGGGCAGGATTTCCATCTAG
- a CDS encoding PEGA domain-containing protein produces the protein MKSLHPLIFLVCIVLSACSAATQNIPVSSNPDGAQVLADGQAVGTTPCNVTLEKTQPHILTVKKDGFKQVDVQITRKYDTAGVTRDATQSGLWQSSNGADAEGAVANALMSVGAEEESGDAYVLSPASVVVRLQPANGQAAQPVAQADAPVTISADQLDPADQKRLKQNQAGNVSTTEPASLGSAVADDPAKEVEAVLEGAAVAAPTVGTDKKWDTSHTSTKHEGDGSYTKTTTSTSASVGVHVNPVEAGLEAIKFLEGDEGSDSQSSE, from the coding sequence ATGAAGTCCCTGCATCCGCTTATTTTTTTGGTCTGTATCGTCCTGTCCGCCTGCTCCGCCGCCACCCAGAACATCCCGGTCAGTTCCAATCCCGACGGGGCGCAGGTTCTGGCCGACGGACAGGCCGTGGGCACCACGCCGTGCAACGTCACCCTGGAAAAGACCCAGCCGCACATCCTGACCGTCAAGAAGGACGGCTTCAAGCAGGTGGACGTGCAGATCACCCGCAAATACGACACCGCGGGTGTGACGCGCGACGCCACCCAGTCCGGACTGTGGCAGAGCTCCAACGGGGCCGACGCCGAAGGGGCCGTGGCCAACGCCCTGATGAGCGTCGGGGCCGAAGAGGAGTCCGGCGACGCCTATGTGCTCTCCCCCGCCTCGGTGGTGGTCCGGCTTCAACCCGCCAACGGTCAGGCCGCCCAACCCGTGGCCCAGGCCGACGCGCCCGTGACCATCTCCGCGGACCAGCTCGACCCGGCCGACCAAAAGCGTCTGAAACAGAACCAGGCCGGAAACGTCTCAACCACCGAGCCCGCCTCACTGGGCAGCGCCGTGGCCGATGACCCGGCCAAGGAGGTCGAGGCCGTGCTCGAAGGCGCCGCAGTGGCCGCCCCCACCGTGGGCACGGACAAGAAATGGGACACCAGCCACACCTCCACCAAGCACGAAGGGGACGGCTCGTACACCAAGACCACCACCAGCACCTCGGCCAGCGTCGGCGTTCACGTCAATCCCGTGGAGGCCGGGCTCGAAGCGATCAAGTTCCTCGAAGGCGACGAAGGCTCCGACAGCCAGTCCTCCGAATAG
- the glp gene encoding gephyrin-like molybdotransferase Glp, with product MEHGFFTIIARSEFETLLRGFAPLGPETVDLAEAAGRVLAQGLIAPHDWPLLNRSCMDGFALNARDAFGAGESNPGYLECVAALPIDKLPDTALTPGECARIATGGVLPEGADAVVMVEHTQAMQDETVGGTIEIRKSVAPGENVMQRGEDARKDAEALPAGTVLRPQEIGMAAALGFEELSLRKRPRVGILSTGDELIEVGRTPRPGQVRDVNTHTVAALVEQAGGVPAPYGIIKDDLQSLSRALEKAIAENDMVLLSGGSSIGVRDLTVRAIEAMEDADILAHGVAISPGKPTILGRVGNKPVLGLPGQVTSALVVVHVLVLPLIRHLMGDARAFSPTRRCLRKAELARNVASKPGREDYVRIRLEERDGHPPLAHPVLGKSGLLRTMVQAHGLAVIPAESEGLYASELIDIWIV from the coding sequence ATGGAACACGGATTTTTCACCATCATCGCCCGCTCCGAGTTCGAGACCCTGCTGCGCGGCTTCGCGCCGCTCGGCCCCGAGACCGTGGACCTGGCCGAAGCGGCCGGACGCGTCCTGGCCCAAGGCCTGATCGCGCCGCACGACTGGCCCCTGCTCAACCGCTCCTGCATGGACGGGTTCGCACTCAATGCCCGCGACGCGTTCGGGGCCGGAGAGTCCAACCCCGGCTACCTGGAGTGCGTGGCCGCCCTGCCCATCGACAAATTGCCGGACACCGCCCTGACCCCCGGCGAGTGCGCGCGCATCGCCACCGGCGGCGTGCTGCCCGAGGGCGCGGACGCCGTGGTCATGGTCGAGCACACCCAGGCCATGCAGGACGAGACCGTGGGCGGGACCATCGAGATACGCAAGTCCGTGGCTCCGGGCGAGAACGTCATGCAGCGCGGCGAAGACGCCCGCAAGGATGCCGAAGCCCTGCCCGCCGGGACGGTCCTGCGCCCCCAGGAGATCGGTATGGCCGCGGCCCTGGGCTTCGAGGAACTTTCCCTGCGCAAACGGCCCCGAGTGGGCATCCTGTCCACGGGCGACGAACTGATCGAAGTCGGCCGGACCCCCAGGCCGGGCCAGGTGCGCGACGTAAACACCCACACCGTGGCCGCCCTGGTGGAACAGGCGGGCGGCGTGCCCGCACCCTACGGCATCATCAAGGACGACCTCCAAAGCCTGAGCCGGGCGCTCGAAAAGGCCATCGCCGAAAACGACATGGTCCTGTTGTCCGGGGGCAGCTCCATCGGCGTGCGCGACCTCACGGTCCGGGCCATCGAGGCCATGGAGGACGCGGATATCCTGGCCCACGGGGTGGCCATCAGCCCCGGCAAGCCGACCATCCTCGGCCGCGTGGGCAACAAGCCCGTGCTCGGCCTGCCGGGCCAGGTGACCTCGGCCCTGGTCGTGGTGCACGTCCTGGTCCTGCCGCTGATCCGGCACCTCATGGGCGACGCGCGGGCCTTTTCGCCGACCCGGCGCTGCCTGCGCAAGGCCGAGCTGGCCCGCAACGTGGCCTCCAAGCCGGGCCGCGAGGACTATGTGCGCATCCGCCTGGAGGAGCGCGACGGACACCCCCCCCTGGCCCACCCGGTGCTCGGCAAGTCCGGCCTGCTGCGGACCATGGTCCAGGCCCACGGCCTGGCCGTTATCCCGGCCGAGTCAGAGGGGCTCTACGCCTCGGAGTTGATTGATATTTGGATTGTCTAA
- a CDS encoding universal stress protein translates to MFKKILLAATPQIDTQTAPRAAFDLARSRNAEVILFHSLPLERDAWCSFDDPEDRDRMLASTEARIAEFYKDELKDIPHSIRVATGSAHEQMLKIIHAEGVDLIVMGHHTQPPHRADRMWGVVDTTIRKVCANVFCPVMVVTNPVPAGAEIKRIVMATDFSTPSDSALCYAVQMAASFGAHLDIFHVLDVGQVSPNPAYYMQSMDVFIDKAIGRMRSRYARALDGISHEFHCWEGVPYVEILKQARWQEADVVIMAQYSSSEDHAKPSVGSTTIQVALSPGCPAVLVNYRARTCI, encoded by the coding sequence ATGTTCAAGAAGATATTGTTGGCGGCGACACCGCAGATTGATACGCAGACCGCGCCCCGGGCGGCCTTTGATCTGGCCCGTTCCCGGAACGCGGAGGTGATTTTGTTCCACAGCCTGCCCCTGGAGCGGGACGCGTGGTGTTCCTTCGACGACCCGGAGGACCGCGACAGGATGCTCGCCTCGACCGAGGCCAGGATCGCGGAATTCTACAAGGACGAGCTCAAGGACATTCCCCATTCCATCCGGGTGGCCACGGGCAGCGCGCACGAACAGATGCTCAAGATCATCCACGCCGAGGGCGTCGACCTCATCGTCATGGGCCACCACACCCAGCCGCCGCACCGGGCGGACCGCATGTGGGGCGTGGTGGACACGACCATCCGCAAGGTCTGCGCCAACGTGTTCTGCCCGGTCATGGTGGTCACCAATCCCGTGCCCGCCGGGGCGGAGATCAAGCGCATCGTCATGGCCACGGACTTTTCCACGCCCTCGGATTCGGCCCTGTGCTACGCGGTGCAGATGGCCGCGTCCTTCGGCGCGCACCTGGACATCTTCCATGTCCTCGACGTGGGCCAGGTCTCGCCCAATCCGGCGTATTACATGCAATCCATGGACGTCTTCATCGACAAGGCCATCGGCCGCATGCGCAGCCGGTACGCCAGGGCGCTGGACGGCATCAGCCATGAATTCCACTGCTGGGAGGGTGTGCCGTACGTGGAGATCCTCAAGCAGGCCCGCTGGCAGGAGGCGGACGTGGTCATCATGGCCCAGTACTCGTCCAGCGAGGACCATGCCAAGCCCTCGGTGGGCTCGACCACCATCCAGGTGGCGCTCTCGCCGGGCTGCCCGGCCGTGCTGGTCAACTACCGCGCCCGCACGTGCATCTAG
- the ahcY gene encoding adenosylhomocysteinase, protein MSKNVMPVDPKCESKVADMSLAEWGHTEMQLSEREMPGLMAIIEKYGEEKPLKGLKVTGSLHMTIQTAMLIKCLHALGADIRWASCNIFSTQDHAAAAIADSGMAKVFAWKGETLEDYWWCTEQALTWPDGSGPDLIVDDGGDATLLIHQGVKVEADPSIADKEYDVHEFQIIMDRLAASVKANPTKWTAISKKVRGVSEETTTGVHRLYEMQRAGELLFPAINVNDSVTKSKFDNLYGCRESLADGIKRATDVMVAGKVVVVVGYGDVGKGCAQSMRGFGARVLITEVDPICALQAAMEGYEVTTMDDAASRGDIFVTCTGNYHVVTGKHMEAMKDEAILCNIGHFDSEIEMVYLEKTPGCVRKEVKPQVDKWTLPSGKSIIVLAEGRLVNLGCATGHPSFVMSNSFTNQALAQIDLAKNDYEPKVMILPKKLDEEVARLHLARLGVKLEKLTKAQADYIGVDVEGPFKPDHYRY, encoded by the coding sequence ATGTCCAAGAACGTCATGCCCGTCGATCCGAAGTGCGAAAGCAAGGTGGCCGACATGTCCCTGGCCGAGTGGGGCCACACGGAGATGCAGTTGTCCGAGCGAGAGATGCCCGGCCTCATGGCCATCATCGAGAAATACGGCGAGGAAAAGCCGCTCAAGGGGCTGAAGGTCACGGGCTCCCTGCACATGACCATCCAGACCGCCATGCTCATCAAGTGCCTGCACGCGCTGGGCGCGGACATCCGCTGGGCGTCCTGCAACATTTTTTCCACCCAGGACCACGCCGCCGCGGCCATTGCCGACTCCGGCATGGCCAAGGTCTTCGCCTGGAAGGGCGAGACCCTTGAGGACTACTGGTGGTGCACCGAGCAGGCCCTGACCTGGCCCGACGGCTCCGGCCCGGATCTGATCGTGGACGACGGCGGCGACGCCACCCTGCTCATCCACCAGGGCGTCAAGGTCGAGGCCGATCCGTCCATCGCGGACAAGGAATACGACGTCCACGAGTTCCAGATCATCATGGACCGCCTGGCCGCCTCGGTGAAGGCCAACCCGACCAAGTGGACCGCGATCTCCAAGAAGGTCCGCGGCGTGTCCGAGGAGACCACTACCGGCGTGCATCGCCTCTACGAGATGCAGCGCGCGGGCGAACTGCTCTTCCCGGCCATCAACGTCAACGACTCGGTGACCAAGTCCAAGTTCGACAACCTGTACGGCTGCCGCGAGTCCCTGGCCGACGGCATCAAGCGCGCCACCGACGTGATGGTCGCGGGCAAGGTCGTGGTCGTGGTCGGCTACGGCGACGTGGGCAAGGGCTGCGCCCAGTCCATGCGCGGCTTCGGCGCGCGCGTGCTGATCACCGAGGTCGACCCCATCTGCGCCCTGCAGGCCGCCATGGAAGGGTACGAGGTGACCACCATGGACGACGCCGCCTCCCGAGGCGACATCTTCGTCACCTGCACCGGCAACTACCACGTGGTCACCGGCAAGCACATGGAGGCCATGAAGGACGAGGCCATCCTGTGCAACATCGGCCATTTCGACTCCGAGATCGAGATGGTCTACCTGGAGAAGACCCCCGGCTGCGTGCGCAAGGAGGTCAAGCCCCAGGTGGACAAGTGGACCCTGCCGTCCGGCAAGTCCATCATCGTCCTGGCCGAAGGCCGCCTGGTCAACCTCGGCTGCGCCACCGGCCACCCGAGCTTCGTCATGTCCAACTCCTTCACCAACCAGGCCCTGGCCCAGATCGACCTGGCCAAGAACGACTATGAGCCCAAGGTCATGATCCTGCCCAAGAAGCTGGACGAGGAAGTGGCCCGCCTCCACCTGGCCCGCCTCGGCGTCAAGCTCGAAAAGCTGACCAAGGCGCAGGCCGACTACATCGGCGTGGACGTGGAAGGTCCGTTCAAGCCCGACCACTACCGCTACTAG
- a CDS encoding DUF721 domain-containing protein — protein sequence MAYRRTTDRTGRRRKAQRVGEALPDLLKGLDRAGGRDLVRLWRSWDELLGDVARMARPLGHRGGRLVLAADDPIVMQEAQFLGPMILERVNGFLGKEVFDKVVFELLNGRVPLDGEIRPEAPKPPRKLKKPEKLGSLNEKLDPDSPVGRCYRAYQRMFDDS from the coding sequence ATGGCCTACAGACGCACTACGGACCGCACCGGACGGCGGCGCAAAGCCCAGCGCGTGGGCGAGGCCCTGCCCGACCTGCTCAAGGGGCTGGACCGGGCGGGCGGCCGCGACCTGGTCCGCTTGTGGCGGTCCTGGGACGAGTTGCTCGGCGACGTGGCCCGCATGGCCCGGCCCCTGGGGCACCGCGGCGGGCGATTGGTCCTGGCTGCGGACGATCCCATCGTCATGCAGGAGGCCCAGTTTCTCGGCCCGATGATCCTGGAACGGGTCAATGGATTTTTGGGTAAGGAAGTCTTTGACAAAGTAGTATTCGAACTGCTAAACGGCAGAGTTCCTTTGGACGGAGAGATCCGGCCGGAGGCTCCTAAGCCTCCGAGGAAACTTAAAAAACCTGAGAAGTTAGGCAGCTTAAATGAAAAGCTGGACCCGGATTCGCCGGTTGGCAGATGTTACCGGGCATACCAGCGCATGTTTGACGACTCATAA
- a CDS encoding uridine kinase has protein sequence MGKLIKEKDAKGRLHIDTPLMGESLVDRAVLRSTEAGEYFRMQPDVNVLKIGGQSIMDRGAKALFPILKELVKAKEKHKILLMCGGGTRARHVYSIGVDLGMPTGVLSKLGDKVSAQNAEMLSVLLAKHGGALIGHGDHLEQLHMYCQLGYLPITTGIPPYGFFEHPAEHGSIPPHRTDSGAFLLAENIGARSLIYLKDEKGMFESDPKKSKSRDGLKFFDRIHVDELLKLDLDDLIVERPVLTFLKNAKTLKSFQIIDVLRHPEHLHAALDGEHVGTIIYKD, from the coding sequence ATGGGCAAGCTGATAAAGGAAAAGGACGCCAAGGGAAGGCTGCATATCGACACCCCGCTCATGGGCGAATCCCTGGTGGACCGCGCTGTGCTCAGGAGCACCGAGGCGGGCGAGTATTTCCGCATGCAGCCGGACGTGAACGTGCTCAAGATTGGCGGGCAGTCCATCATGGATCGCGGGGCCAAGGCGCTGTTTCCCATTCTCAAGGAATTGGTTAAGGCCAAGGAAAAGCACAAGATCCTGCTCATGTGCGGCGGCGGTACCCGGGCCCGCCACGTCTATTCCATCGGCGTGGACCTGGGCATGCCCACCGGCGTGCTGTCCAAGCTCGGCGACAAGGTCTCGGCCCAGAACGCCGAGATGCTCTCGGTCCTGCTGGCCAAGCACGGCGGCGCACTGATCGGGCACGGCGATCACCTGGAACAACTGCACATGTACTGCCAACTCGGCTACCTGCCCATCACCACCGGCATCCCGCCTTACGGCTTTTTCGAGCATCCGGCCGAGCACGGCTCCATCCCGCCGCACCGCACCGACTCCGGGGCCTTCCTCCTGGCCGAGAACATCGGCGCCCGCTCGCTCATCTATCTCAAGGACGAGAAGGGCATGTTCGAGAGCGACCCCAAGAAGTCCAAGAGCCGCGACGGCCTCAAGTTCTTCGACAGGATCCATGTGGACGAGTTGCTCAAGCTCGACCTCGACGACCTCATCGTCGAACGCCCGGTCCTGACCTTCCTCAAGAACGCCAAGACCCTCAAGTCGTTCCAGATCATCGACGTCCTGCGCCACCCCGAGCACCTTCATGCCGCCCTGGACGGCGAACATGTAGGCACGATTATCTACAAGGACTAG